One Bombus pyrosoma isolate SC7728 linkage group LG9, ASM1482585v1, whole genome shotgun sequence genomic window carries:
- the LOC122570649 gene encoding uncharacterized protein LOC122570649 isoform X3 — protein sequence MFNPKTLRQTIVPSLVMNFLFGMGISDVLSKKPSKLIEYTYTLCVLILVNVGGILMVPYFNKYYIISMLNLSRVAFKLLIYANIWTLSTLIIASRLNAQKLRTLIALVESNDQAMEKVGLPRMYRALFMYQIKIFVVYGFITVVFVAVTSKWHFATSTPTMMKLCLSFVAHVPFIVIYVSSVTFGFWVTCLRLKLHQLNQLLHSMLTTMTWESSLHKRFLQMKNDFENNKWSFRNEQGSYGNTNKIRSIKIIWLDLTMDELIKELVSVISWFLVYASQILHVNHVCAKTNLEVTTMGDVICDLYEPSTNNEFRAEVNIQDLYKKIRNFTLQLIQNPVVFTAHGYFNLDHTFIQAVIGTITTYLIIMIQVGDVTRSRTAKTLNNESDEILF from the exons ATGTTCAATCCGAAAACTCTCAGGCAAACCATAGTGCCGTCGTTGGtgatgaattttcttttcggGATGGGCATCAGTGACGTTCTTAGCAAAAAGCCATCGAAACTGATAGAGTACACGTATACCCTGTGTGTTTTGATACTGGTTAATGTCGGTGGTATATTGATGGTAccttatttcaataaatattatataattagcATGCTCAACTTAAGTAGAGTGGCGTtcaaattattgatttatgCGAATATTTGGACATTAAGCACGTTGATCATCGCCAGCAGATTAAATGCGCAG AAATTACGTACTTTGATCGCACTTGTAGAATCGAACGATCAAGCAATGGAAAAAGTAGGATTGCCACGAATGTATCGTGCGCTGTTCATGTATCAGATAAAGATATTCGTGGTTTACGGATTTATCACAGTCGTTTTCGTCGCAGTCACTTCCAAATGGCATTTTGCAACATCCACGCCAACGATGATGAAACTGTGCCTTTCCTTCGTAGCCCACGTTCCATTCATAGTCATCTACGTTTCCAGCGTTACCTTCGGCTTTTGGGTCAC gtGCTTGAGGTTGAAACTTCACCAATTGAATCAATTGCTTCATAGTATGTTGACCACGATGACATGGGAATCGTCGTTGCATAAAAGATTTCTACAGATGAAGAACGATTTCGAGAACAATAAATGGTCGTTTAGGAATGAACAAGGGAGCTATGGAAACACGAACAAGATAAGATCGATAAA AATTATATGGCTGGATCTGACCATGGATGAACTTATAAAAGAACTGGTCTCCGTGATTTCCTGGTTCTTAGTTTACGCGTCGCAAATCTTGCATGTGAATCACGTTTGTGCTAAAACGAACTTAGAG GTAACGACTATGGGCGATGTTATTTGCGACCTGTACGAACCATCCACCAACAACGAATTTCGAGCAGAGGTAAATATTCAAGACCTGTACAAAAAG ATTCGAAATTTCACCCTACAGCTGATACAAAATCCGGTTGTATTCACAGCTCATGGATATTTCAACCTGGACCACACGTTCATTCAAGCA GTCATTGGAACGATTACCACGTATCTGATAATTATGATTCAAGTGGGCGATGTGACGAGGTCACGAACCGCGAAAACTCTGAACAATGAATCCGATGAGATTTTATTCTAA
- the LOC122570649 gene encoding putative gustatory receptor 28b isoform X1 — MFNPKTLRQTIVPSLVMNFLFGMGISDVLSKKPSKLIEYTYTLCVLILVNVGGILMVPYFNKYYIISMLNLSRVAFKLLIYANIWTLSTLIIASRLNAQKLRTLIALVESNDQAMEKVGLPRMYRALFMYQIKIFVVYGFITVVFVAVTSKWHFATSTPTMMKLCLSFVAHVPFIVIYVSSVTFGFWVTCLRLKLHQLNQLLHSMLTTMTWESSLHKRFLQMKNDFENNKWSFRNEQGSYGNTNKIRSIKQMHLEIIKIVKVVNDTFGMQILLLMTTSIIFTITFLYILYRIIWLDLTMDELIKELVSVISWFLVYASQILHVNHVCAKTNLEVTTMGDVICDLYEPSTNNEFRAEVNIQDLYKKIRNFTLQLIQNPVVFTAHGYFNLDHTFIQAVIGTITTYLIIMIQVGDVTRSRTAKTLNNESDEILF; from the exons ATGTTCAATCCGAAAACTCTCAGGCAAACCATAGTGCCGTCGTTGGtgatgaattttcttttcggGATGGGCATCAGTGACGTTCTTAGCAAAAAGCCATCGAAACTGATAGAGTACACGTATACCCTGTGTGTTTTGATACTGGTTAATGTCGGTGGTATATTGATGGTAccttatttcaataaatattatataattagcATGCTCAACTTAAGTAGAGTGGCGTtcaaattattgatttatgCGAATATTTGGACATTAAGCACGTTGATCATCGCCAGCAGATTAAATGCGCAG AAATTACGTACTTTGATCGCACTTGTAGAATCGAACGATCAAGCAATGGAAAAAGTAGGATTGCCACGAATGTATCGTGCGCTGTTCATGTATCAGATAAAGATATTCGTGGTTTACGGATTTATCACAGTCGTTTTCGTCGCAGTCACTTCCAAATGGCATTTTGCAACATCCACGCCAACGATGATGAAACTGTGCCTTTCCTTCGTAGCCCACGTTCCATTCATAGTCATCTACGTTTCCAGCGTTACCTTCGGCTTTTGGGTCAC gtGCTTGAGGTTGAAACTTCACCAATTGAATCAATTGCTTCATAGTATGTTGACCACGATGACATGGGAATCGTCGTTGCATAAAAGATTTCTACAGATGAAGAACGATTTCGAGAACAATAAATGGTCGTTTAGGAATGAACAAGGGAGCTATGGAAACACGAACAAGATAAGATCGATAAA GCAAATGCATCTAGAGATAATCAAGATCGTGAAAGTCGTGAATGACACGTTCGGCATGCAGATTCTGTTGCTGATGACCACATCGATTATCTTCACCATTACTTTCCTCTACATATTGTATAGAATTATATGGCTGGATCTGACCATGGATGAACTTATAAAAGAACTGGTCTCCGTGATTTCCTGGTTCTTAGTTTACGCGTCGCAAATCTTGCATGTGAATCACGTTTGTGCTAAAACGAACTTAGAG GTAACGACTATGGGCGATGTTATTTGCGACCTGTACGAACCATCCACCAACAACGAATTTCGAGCAGAGGTAAATATTCAAGACCTGTACAAAAAG ATTCGAAATTTCACCCTACAGCTGATACAAAATCCGGTTGTATTCACAGCTCATGGATATTTCAACCTGGACCACACGTTCATTCAAGCA GTCATTGGAACGATTACCACGTATCTGATAATTATGATTCAAGTGGGCGATGTGACGAGGTCACGAACCGCGAAAACTCTGAACAATGAATCCGATGAGATTTTATTCTAA
- the LOC122570650 gene encoding DNA/RNA-binding protein KIN17 has protein sequence MGKHEVGTPKYIANKIKAKGLQKLRWYCQMCQKQCRDENGFKCHTMSESHHRQLLLFADNASRYMDQFSKEFSHGYLNLLKRQFGTRRVPANRVYQEYISDRGHIHMNATIWLTLTAFVKWLGRTGQCVVDETEKGWYVTYIDRDPETLAAQERKAKKQKMDKDDEERMMEFVEKQVEKGQQESNGQSETVKEPLTRVDNDTPLVLNMKINKKPKLLPIIKIEKADSTSTETVSMISNIKSEESSKGYMDKETRSIKSEKHTSKYSKDEDSREGWLREGLMVKVITKTLGNKYYKSKGIVQSVEKSNFVGKVKLKSPEEVENHVIKLDQEYLETVIPAFGKQVMILWGKYKGMMGVVYKLHIESYSIDVKLERDGIIVKNLPYEQICKYMI, from the exons ATGGGTAAACACGAAGTGGGAACACCAAAGTACattgctaataaaattaaggCAAAAGGCTTGCAAAAATTGAGATGGTATTGTCAAATGTGTCAGAAACAATGCAGAGACGAAAATGGATTCAAGTGTCATACCATGTCAGAATCTCATCATAGACAGTTATTACTATTTGCTGACAATGCATCCCGGTATATGGATCAATTCTCAAAAGAATTTTCTCACGGTTACTTAAACTTGTTGAAAAGACAATTTGGTACCAGACGTGTACCAGCTAATCGAGTTTATCAGGAATATATCTCAGATAGAGgacatatacatatgaatgCTACAATCTGGCTTACGTTAACTGCATTTGTTAAATGGCTTGGACGTACTGGCCAATGTGTTGTTGATGAAACAGAAAAGG GTTGGTATGTAACATATATCGACAGAGATCCAGAAACATTAGCAGCTCAAGAAAGGAAAGCTAAAAAGCAAAAAATGGATAAAGATGATGAGGAAAGGATGATGGAGTTTGTAGAAAAACAAGTAGAAAAGGGTCAGCAAGAAAGTAACGGACAATCTGAAACTGTTAAAGAGCCGTTAACACGAGTTGACAATGATACACCTCTAGTTCttaacatgaaaataaataaaaagccaAAACTGCTTcctattataaaaatagaaaaagcaGATTCAACTAGTACTGAAACAGTATCTATgatttcgaatataaaatcCGAGGAATCAAGTAAGGGATATATGGACAAAGAAACAAGGTcaataaaatcagaaaaacaTACATCTAAATATAGCAAAGATGAAGATAGTAGAGAAGGATGGTTAAGGGAGGGTTTGATGGTGAAAGTAATTACTAAGACTCTtggaaacaaatattacaagTCTAAAGGAATAGTTCAGTCTGTTGAAAAATCCAACTTTGTGGGGAAGGTCAAACTGAAATCGCCTGAAGAAGTCGAGAATCACGTTATAAAATTGGATCAGGAATATCTAGAAACCGTAATACCCGCCTTTGGAAAGCAAGTTATGATTCTTTGGGGAAAATACAAAGGCATGATGGGTGTAGTATATAAACTTCATATAGAAAGTTACAGTATTGATGTAAAATTAGAAAGGGATGgcattattgtaaaaaatttaccGTATGaacaaatttgcaaatatatgaTATGA
- the LOC122570648 gene encoding protein KRI1 homolog: protein MITLFNGNNSDSDEELKINTDYAKNYNNWRQKEELNKLKTKYGDVNDDTNLDESSDSESSSEKEEENELTQQFDKDFYKTLALLKNKDPKIYNQNVTFFDDTNKAQELYIEKKKQKTKKEKAIFLRDYERNIIVEREGKFSDSEDESILKKDKAETKQITYAQEQKELKESFKGALHDEEEEDDLLKPKTKSESEKAKEEEDYKEWLKGQRTNINENEQQVLKPLRDFWSSSNLDANEKFLRDYVLNDKYLDKNTGSDDDVDDNEGRNYVIHDSDENLSEDEKNIEKQEEFELKYNFRFEEPDQEFIKRYPRSMENSLRRKDTRRAEKRAEIKKRKEDEKLRKQEELKQLKALKRKEIEQKIEKLKEITGNDDIQFNDIDLEGDFDPAKYDQKMNQIFNDDYYAVPEGNAKPEFQEIDEELGIEDTWDNYDPNTENLADEDGYEGPHCEDPEFNMDADYNPLKRVQEEMEMDSKRRKRRRKSKFAELIAKEKPKFDPQQHKSYEEYFNKYYSLDYEDMIGDIPCRFKYREVVPNDYGLSIEEILMADDKELNKWCSLKKALQYRPEHAELNDVQMYKQKAKNEALKRKILTSLYKEAEDDEEGDKKEIATPTTVNESIETKKKRRKKKKKIQDDQNDSATVEINHETSKYNKQPNESDEKIKNNVSVTQEKSKHVKCEKRKPEKQPEQPKKKKLKINKLEESINSTDNKIHEEEETTGKPIDKEFSSKKKVSDQNHNESNVKHLKKTKLKEKMTKKKLDKKKKKNGTKDEEISDIASLNPERLKVYGINPKKLKNKLKYGKKKQ from the exons ATGATTACTTTATTTAACGGTAATAATTCTGATTCtgatgaagaattaaaaataaatacggaTTATGCTAAAAACTATAACAATTGGCGGCAGAAGGAAGAATTAAATAAGT taaaaacaaaatacgGAGACGTCAATGATGATACAAACTTAGATGAAAGTTCTGACAGTGAGAGTTCttctgaaaaagaagaagaaaat gAGCTGACACAACAATTTgataaagatttttataagaCACTAGCCcttctaaaaaataaagacccaaaaatttataaccaaaatgtaacattttttgaTGATACTAATAAGGCACAGgaattatatattgaaaagaagaagcaaaaaactaaaaaagaaaaagctatTTTTCTAAGAGATTATGAAAGAAACATTATCGTGGAAAGGGAAGGGAAATTTAGCGACAGTGAGGATGAAAGTATactgaaaaaagataaagcaGAAACTAAACAGATCACATATGCACAAGAGCAAAAAGAACtaaaagaaagtttcaaaGGTGCATTGCAcgacgaggaagaggaagatgATTTGCTAAAACCAAAAACCAAATCTGAAAGTGAAAAAGCAAAA gAAGAGGAAGATTACAAGGAATGGCTGAAAGGACAAAGgacaaatataaatgaaaatgagcAGCAGGTACTTAAACCTCTGCGTGATTTTTGGTCTAGCTCTAATTTGGATGCTAATGAGAAATTCTTAAGGGATTATGTGCTTAATGATAAATATCTAGATAAAAATACGGGATCGGATGACGATGTAGATGACAATGAAGGCAGAAACTACGTAATTCATGACAGTGATGAGAATTTGTCAGAAGATGAGAAAAACATTGAAAAGCAAGAAGAATTTGAgcttaaatataattttagatttgAAGAACCTGATcaggaatttattaaacgatatcCGCGTAGCATGGAGAATTCTTTAAGAAGGAAAGATACTCGTAGAGCCGAAAAGAGAGCagagataaaaaagagaaaagaagatgagAAATTAAGGAAACAAGAGGAACTTAAGCAGTTGAAAGcattaaagagaaaagagattgaacaaaaaatagagaaattgaAGGAAATTACAGGGAATGACGATATTCAATTTAATGACATTGATTTGGAGGGTGATTTTGACCCTGCCAAATATGATCAAAAAatgaatcaaatttttaatgacgATTACTATGCGGTTCCCGAGGGGAATGCTAAGCCCGAGTTTCAAGAGATTGACGAGGAACTAGGAATCGAGGATACCTGGGATAATTATGATCcaaatacagaaaatttgGCAGATGAAGATGGATATGAAGGACCGCATTGCGAGGATCCagaatttaat ATGGATGCGGATTATAATCCATTGAAAAGAGTTCaggaagaaatggaaatggaTTCTAAGAGAAGAAAGCGTAGACGGAAGTCTAAGTTTGCAGAACTCATAGCAAAAGAAAAGCCGAAATTTGATCCTCAACAACATAAATCTtatgaagaatatttcaataagtATTATTCATTGGATTACGAAGATATGATTGGTGACATACCATGTAGATTTAAATACAGAGAAGTTGTGCCAAACGATTATGGTTTGAGTATAGAAGag ATATTGATGGCCGATGATAAAGAATTGAATAAGTGGTGTTCCTTGAAGAAAGCTCTTCAGTACAGACCAGAACATGCTGAACTAAATGACGTCCAAATGTATAAACAGAAAGCCAAGAATGAGGCActtaaaagaaagatacttacAAGTTTATACAA gGAAGCCGAGGATGATGAAGAGGGAGACAAAAAAGAGATCGCAACTCCTACCACCGTTAATGAAAgcatagaaacaaaaaagaagcgacggaagaagaagaaaaagatacaagaCGATCAGAACGATTCAGCCACTGTCGAGATTAATCACGAAACATctaaatataacaaacaacCTAATGAAAGcgatgaaaagataaaaaataacgttAGTGTAACACAAGAAAAATCAAAACATGTGAAATGTGAAAAGCGGAAGCCAGAGAAACAGCCTGAGCAgccaaagaaaaagaagctaAAGATTAATAAGCTGGAAGAATCTATAAATTCCACCGACAATAAAAttcacgaagaagaagaaactacTGGCAAACCTATCGATAAAGAATTTTCatctaaaaagaaagttaGTGATCAAAATCACAACGAGTCAAATGTCAaacatttgaagaaaacaaagttAAAGGAGAAGATGACGAAGAAGAAGCTcgacaaaaagaagaagaagaatgggACAAAGGACGAAGAAATTAGTGACATTGCTTCATTAAATCCGGAAAGGTTAAAGGTATATGGGATAAATccaaagaaactgaaaaacaaattgaaatatggaaagaagaaacaataa
- the LOC122570649 gene encoding putative gustatory receptor 28a isoform X2 gives MFNPKTLRQTIVPSLVMNFLFGMGISDVLSKKPSKLIEYTYTLCVLILVNVGGILMVPYFNKYYIISMLNLSRVAFKLLIYANIWTLSTLIIASRLNAQKLRTLIALVESNDQAMEKVGLPRMYRALFMYQIKIFVVYGFITVVFVAVTSKWHFATSTPTMMKLCLSFVAHVPFIVIYVSSVTFGFWVTCLRLKLHQLNQLLHSMLTTMTWESSLHKRFLQMKNDFENNKWSFRNEQGSYGNTNKIRSIKQMHLEIIKIVKVVNDTFGMQILLLMTTSIIFTITFLYILYRIIWLDLTMDELIKELVSVISWFLVYASQILHVNHVCAKTNLEVTTMGDVICDLYEPSTNNEFRAEIRNFTLQLIQNPVVFTAHGYFNLDHTFIQAVIGTITTYLIIMIQVGDVTRSRTAKTLNNESDEILF, from the exons ATGTTCAATCCGAAAACTCTCAGGCAAACCATAGTGCCGTCGTTGGtgatgaattttcttttcggGATGGGCATCAGTGACGTTCTTAGCAAAAAGCCATCGAAACTGATAGAGTACACGTATACCCTGTGTGTTTTGATACTGGTTAATGTCGGTGGTATATTGATGGTAccttatttcaataaatattatataattagcATGCTCAACTTAAGTAGAGTGGCGTtcaaattattgatttatgCGAATATTTGGACATTAAGCACGTTGATCATCGCCAGCAGATTAAATGCGCAG AAATTACGTACTTTGATCGCACTTGTAGAATCGAACGATCAAGCAATGGAAAAAGTAGGATTGCCACGAATGTATCGTGCGCTGTTCATGTATCAGATAAAGATATTCGTGGTTTACGGATTTATCACAGTCGTTTTCGTCGCAGTCACTTCCAAATGGCATTTTGCAACATCCACGCCAACGATGATGAAACTGTGCCTTTCCTTCGTAGCCCACGTTCCATTCATAGTCATCTACGTTTCCAGCGTTACCTTCGGCTTTTGGGTCAC gtGCTTGAGGTTGAAACTTCACCAATTGAATCAATTGCTTCATAGTATGTTGACCACGATGACATGGGAATCGTCGTTGCATAAAAGATTTCTACAGATGAAGAACGATTTCGAGAACAATAAATGGTCGTTTAGGAATGAACAAGGGAGCTATGGAAACACGAACAAGATAAGATCGATAAA GCAAATGCATCTAGAGATAATCAAGATCGTGAAAGTCGTGAATGACACGTTCGGCATGCAGATTCTGTTGCTGATGACCACATCGATTATCTTCACCATTACTTTCCTCTACATATTGTATAGAATTATATGGCTGGATCTGACCATGGATGAACTTATAAAAGAACTGGTCTCCGTGATTTCCTGGTTCTTAGTTTACGCGTCGCAAATCTTGCATGTGAATCACGTTTGTGCTAAAACGAACTTAGAG GTAACGACTATGGGCGATGTTATTTGCGACCTGTACGAACCATCCACCAACAACGAATTTCGAGCAGAG ATTCGAAATTTCACCCTACAGCTGATACAAAATCCGGTTGTATTCACAGCTCATGGATATTTCAACCTGGACCACACGTTCATTCAAGCA GTCATTGGAACGATTACCACGTATCTGATAATTATGATTCAAGTGGGCGATGTGACGAGGTCACGAACCGCGAAAACTCTGAACAATGAATCCGATGAGATTTTATTCTAA